Proteins encoded together in one Vigna angularis cultivar LongXiaoDou No.4 chromosome 5, ASM1680809v1, whole genome shotgun sequence window:
- the LOC108339300 gene encoding uncharacterized protein LOC108339300, whose amino-acid sequence MAPRRPPPPPVKRDVPDNTRLLESVIERLQQQNTVLMQQNAAALQSLEDARANSEATQRQLMEIIATTRGTPEASASNATHQAEWSLENFLQHRSAKFDGKCFPDEADQWLGDMEQIYNAKRCPDDNRLAFTEYLLTGEASHWWSSVKMILTDAQSPISWEVFRDKFYEEYFSDSVRFGKEVEFLQLVQGGMSVSEYTNKFKHLVRFNTMATSEVWQCRKSKMG is encoded by the coding sequence ATGGCACCAAGACGTCCTCCCCCTCCACCTGTCAAACGTGATGTGCCTGATAACACAAGGTTGTTGGAATCAGTGATCGAAAGGCTCCAACAGCAGAACACGGTTTTGATGCAGCAGAACGCGGCTGCTTTACAGAGTTTGGAAGACGCTCGCGCAAATTCTGAAGCGACCCAAAGGCAACTGATGGAGATCATTGCGACCACTAGGGGTACGCCCGAAGCATCTGCTTCAAACGCTACTCATCAGGCCGAGTGGAGTTTGGAGAATTTTCTGCAGCATCGTTCGGCCAAGTTTGATGGGAAGTGCTTTCCTGACGAGGCAGACCAGTGGCTCGGTGACATGGAGCAGATCTACAATGCCAAGAGATGTCCGGACGACAACAGGTTGGCGTTCACTGAGTATCTACTGACTGGAGAGGCCAGTCACTGGTGGTCGAGCGTTAAGATGATACTGACGGACGCTCAAAGTCCCATTTCCTGGGAAGTCTTCAGGGACAAGTTTTATGAGGAGTACTTCTCAGATAGCGTGCGTTTCGGTAAGGAAGTGGAGTTTCTTCAGTTGGTGCAAGGTGGTATGTCCGTTTCTGAGTACACCAACAAGTTCAAGCATCTGGTTCGTTTCAATACTATGGCTACCAGTGAAGTATGGCAGTGTAGGAAGTCGAAAATGGGCTGA